Proteins co-encoded in one Diprion similis isolate iyDipSimi1 chromosome 13, iyDipSimi1.1, whole genome shotgun sequence genomic window:
- the LOC124414023 gene encoding putative epidermal cell surface receptor isoform X3, protein MLTMKISRRWLLQLLVTGSAVYGILAAAHTEEFTKATTLTDQRVNPLADNDVPGVRPLPTAVSNHETSKGQVLTATVGSDALSTYPLSGSEKVLATGNFKGNENVAKDLLSSTASTTAAYASSINMTRIAKELADSKETRVPSFENPAKDGPEFATESSGRALQGNSIGMQETEPEEFCYLGNETVPRGGTVEDGCSQVCVCEARGKLKCRPRCPSNSTSTSMATMMASNTNQPDKCVPVPDPRDACCTITLCDVTLGDHEIKPDFPSAEPYGNLIRIEAVNSTAMKLFFTNNTTPRNVTIQLSTDNVLWRAEKLREDKIIGGLEPSRTYYVRAIDGVGNRPIVTPLQVKLPGQPIASPTTTGTDSKGTEAAGVCNHRGTSYKIGAEWYDECISFCTCSEDVQGNGPKTECATIECPTDFGLDVLDPNCLDWESVPADFVPVAPRCCSQEVRCKNNGSCLYQDKMYNNWSEIPTNVTGCDKRCYCEMGNVSCQPACPPVPALPPTNLECPPTHASLRHLPGDECCLHWVCGKPSEASLPTTIGRNGTSTYSGPLATDSIDQLQPIGDKKIPSISEPIDQQKWTVMQGLSDRYTTIPRRKSHESAANFDSIINPDSTDDHGLIHYPMDPGHPTSQHTTVTAIPLTSASPTPPPYHGPYDPNFVLTQPSTEDIFRLTPRTHVKANHLIQVPKDKLKSRTESKKPIELMKPTNDATATGDVTRFAPPITPEKYENSSQLIPTLDKILPVSATKGSQDAPATATATTHVSPSDQKTNYTPFTHHLRAPNLIPATLLNDEVAVPHFQNHRETTIYRGTSPPTQAASTTTAAKFDGPKTVAPYDHWNDDPQSATRVSVTDNRFHLDHSTKPSRVVYLGNPMPNQLSYGPGILHPNTRNLPEELHSLIKLRHPGLVRLEEYPHGGDQNLYDTVVDLGAGAEGQRGDDGVLYRPGSLQYFNPREITETGGEYDVPQSSELPSGARQHIEKLLLHVGKKDPNPGPFQRYPGGEGPILRSGPPLHGSVPLSLPQDSGQFTRLNHPFSGTTIVHDTHSFPVSGLDHGLPSGFPIQGGPEIQSSSDQITVQTLEAVTEDRVRLVFTVPRILVGLHGRVEVRYTSEMMNSDPSTWKSQIFAPPDDLIATQQLEFELGDLAPSTEYKVIVMVKLRDLSNSPISKIYRVVTLEAENTDAATLPPQIPTDAELTVAETNSTWANIVWRKFTEYELQFIDGVQLRYKEIAGKVYAATPLIHRAVTSYVLENLKPSATYQVEIYFIPFPGQPNELVSEKSINFTTSSAPDPYAFDINVAIKGIKSTEVEVAWKGVPYPEDKYVNIYRAIYQSDTGKEDTSTFKIAKRDSPAKTTIGELKPGTHYRLWIEVYLTNGRIKKSNVQDFVTKPGIPMSAGVLQQQGKLAAQVPLHEGDYYGPLVIVAIVASLAILSTLILLMMLMKRRTSSKADISPRKSTAAYDNPSYKTCENATPSVCCNGHEIETETIR, encoded by the exons ATGCTAACCATGAAGATTTCGAGACGGTGGTTATTACAGTTACTGGTAACCGGATCAGCCGTCTATGGTATACTAGCTGCTGCGCACACCGAAGAATTCACGAAGGCTACAACGTTAACCGACCAACGAGTAAATCCTCTGG CTGACAATGACGTACCTGGTGTGCGACCGTTGCCCACGGCCGTCTCAAACCACGAGACGTCAAAGGGACAAGTTCTTACTGCGACGGTCGGAAGTGACGCACTGTCCACGTATCCTCTGAGCGGGAGCGAAAAAGTCTTGGCAACCGGTAATTTCAAAGGAAACGAAAACGTAGCCAAAGATCTACTATCGTCAACGGCATCGACGACTGCCGCGTATGCTTCGTCGATTAATATGACAAGAATAGCCAAAGAGCTAGCTGATTCGAAGGAGACACGCGTACCATCCTTCGAGAACCCGGCTAAAGATGGCCCAGAATTTGCAACAGAATCAAGCGGCCGTGCCCTGCAGGGAAATAGCATCGGTATGCAAG AAACGGAGCCGGAGGAATTCTGCTACCTGGGCAACGAAACCGTGCCAAGGGGTGGCACCGTCGAGGATGGATGCTCACAGGTGTGCGTATGCGAAGCGAGAGGAAAGCTCAAGTGCCGGCCAAGATGCCCTTCGAATTCGACGTCAACGTCAATGGCGACGATGATGGCATCGAACACGAACCAACCCGACAAGTGTGTCCCCGTACCCGATCCAAGAGACGCCTGCTGTACGATCACTCTCTGCGACGTGACTCTTGGCGACCACGAGATCAAGCCTGACTTTCCGTCGGCAGAGCCGTACGGTAATCTTATCAGAATAGAGGCGGTAAACTCGACCGCTATGAAACTGTTTTTCACCAACAATACGACACCGCGGAACGTCACGATTCAACTGTCAACGGATAATGTTCTTTGGAGGGCGGAGAAACTTCGCGAAG ATAAAATCATTGGAGGTTTGGAACCCTCCCGTACCTACTACGTTCGAGCGATCGACGGGGTGGGTAATCGGCCGATTGTGACGCCTCTGCAAGTCAAACTACCAGGTCAACCGATCGCGAGCCCTACAACAACTGGCACGGATAGTAAAGGCACCGAGGCAGCTGGTGTCTGCAATCACCGGGGTACATCGTACAAAATCGGCGCCGAATGGTACGACGAGTGCATATCGTTCTGCACTTGTAGCGAGGACGTTCAAGGGAATGGCCCAAAAACGGAATGCGCGACCATCGAGTGTCCGACCGACTTTGGTCTCGATGTGCTGGATCCGAACTGCCTCGACTGGGAGTCAGTGCCTGCAGATTTTGTGCCGGTAGCGCCCCGTTGTTGCTCCCAAGAGGTTAGGTGCAAAAACAACGGCTCCTGCCTTTACCAGGACAAAATGTACAACAATTGGAGTGAGATACCGACGAACGTAACCGGATGCGACAAGAGATGTTACTGCGAAATGGGAAACGTTTCCTGTCAACCAGCGTGCCCCCCCGTCCCAGCTTTGCCGCCAACGAATCTCGAATGCCCGCCGACTCACGCATCCCTGAGACATCTCCCCGGGGACGAGTGCTGCTTGCACTGGGTATGCGGAAAACCCTCCGAAGCCTCGTTGCCCACGACGATCG GAAGGAACGGTACGTCAACGTATTCCGGCCCCTTAGCCACAGACAGTATCGACCAGCTGCAGCCGATTGGCGATAAAAAGATACCGAGTATAAGCGAACCGATTGACCAACAGAAATGGACCGTTATGCAGGGATTGTCGGATCGTTACACAACGATCCCTAGACGAAAATCGCACGAGAGTGCGGCTAATTTTGACTCGATTATTAACCCCGACTCGACCGACGATCACGGACTAATCCACTACCCAATGGACCCGGGTCACCCGACGTCACAACACACCACCGTCACGGCCATACCATTGACGTCCGCATCGCCTACACCCCCACCTTACCACGGACCATATGACCCGAATTTCGTACTGACGCAACCTTCCACAGAGGACATCTTTCGATTGACGCCGCGGACCCACGTTAAAGCGAATCACCTAATACAGGTCCCCAAGGACAAGTTGAAATCGAGGACGGAATCGAAGAAACCTATCGAACTTATGAAACCGACCAACGACGCTACGGCCACAGGTGATGTGACGCGTTTCGCTCCCCCAATAACTCCGGAGAAGTATGAAAATTCGTCGCAATTGATTCCAACATTGGATAAGATTTTACCCGTATCGGCGACGAAGGGTTCGCAAGACGCGCCCGCCACCGCCACCGCCACCACCCACGTTTCGCCCTCTGACCAGAAAACCAATTACACGCCGTTTACCCACCACCTGCGCGCGCCCAACCTAATTCCCGCAACACTTCTCAACGACGAGGTTGCCGTACCTCATTTCCAAAATCACCGTGAGACCACGATCTACCGAGGCACGTCGCCTCCTACGCAGGCCGCAAGCACTACCACCGCCGCGAAGTTCGACGGGCCGAAAACTGTCGCACCATACGATCACTGGAACGATGACCCGCAATCAGCCACGAGGGTTTCGGTAACGGACAATCGATTTCACCTCGATCATAGTACAAAACCTTCACGCGTAGTATACCTTGGAAATCCGATGCCCAATCAGCTCTCGTACGGCCCAGGTATCCTACATCCGAATACTCGCAACTTGCCCGAAGAGTTACATAGCTTGATTAAACTCCGTCATCCTGGTCTGGTACGGCTGGAGGAATACCCACACGGCGGTGATCAGAATCTTTACGACACGGTGGTGGATCTGGGCGCGGGAGCAGAAGGACAACGCGGGGATGACGGGGTGCTGTACCGACCTGGCTCTTTGCAATATTTCAATCCTCGTGAAATTACTGAGACAGGTGGCGAATACGATGTACCCCAAAGCTCCGAGCTACCCAGCGGGGCACGTCAACACATTGAGAAATTATTGCTTCACGTTGGCAAGAAGGATCCGAATCCCGGACCGTTCCAACGCTACCCTGGAGGCGAAGGGCCGATTTTACGAAGCGGACCGCCGCTGCACGGTTCGGTGCCCTTGTCCTTACCGCAAGATTCGGGGCAGTTCACCCGGTTGAATCACCCGTTCTCCGGCACAACCATAGTCCACGACACGCACTCGTTTCCCGTATCAG GACTGGATCACGGATTGCCGTCAGGATTTCCTATTCAGGGTGGTCCAGAAATTCAATCCTCATCTGATCAGATCACCGTTCAGACATTGGAGGCGGTTACAGAAGATCGTGTCAGACTCGTCTTCACCGTCCCTCGTATACTGGTGGGACTTCACGGAAGGGTTGAAGTACGGTATACCAGCGAAATGAT GAACTCTGACCCATCAACGTGGAAATCCCAAATATTTGCGCCGCCCGACGATCTGATAGCAACGCAACAGCTGGAATTCGAGTTGGGGGACCTAGCACCATCGACTGAGTATAAGGTCATAGTGATGGTGAAGCTACGCGACTTATCAAACAGCCCGATCAGCAAGATATACAGGGTGGTCACTCTGGAGGCAGAGAACACTGACGCTGCAACGCTTCCGCCACAAATACCGACTGATGCCGAACTGACAGTAGCCGAAACAAACTCAACGTGGGCCAACATCGTCTGGCGAAAGTTTACCGAGTACGAGCTACAGTTTATCGACGGCGTCCAACTCCGATACAAGGAAATCGCAGGCAAGGTCTACGCCGCCACCCCGCTAATTCACAGAGCCGTGACGAGCTACgttcttgaaaatttgaaaccttCGGCGACCTATCAAGTTGAAATATACTTCATACCTTTCCCTGGCCAACCTAACGAACTAGTCAGTGAGAAATCG ATCAACTTCACCACGAGCTCAGCGCCGGATCCCTACGCCTTCGACATCAATGTTGCGATAAAGGGCATAAAATCAACGGAGGTGGAAGTCGCTTGGAAGGGTGTGCCGTATCCGGAGGACAAGTACGTGAACATATACCGAGCAATCTACCAGAGCGATACAGGAAAGGAAGATACGAGCACGTTCAAAATTGCTAAGAGAGACTCGCCTGCTAAAACGACAATAGGTGAACTTAAGCCGGGGACGCATTACCGCCTGTGGATCGAAGTATATCTCACTAACGGCAGGATAAAGAAAAGCAACGTGCAGGACTTTGTTACAAAACCGGGGATCCCTATGTCTGCCGGTGTTTTGCAACAACAAG GAAAGCTGGCTGCGCAGGTCCCGCTACACGAGGGTGACTATTACGGCCCTCTTGTTATTGTCGCGATCGTCGCGTCTCTTGCTATTTTATCAACACTTATTTTACTTATGATGCTGATGAAAAGACGCACCAGCAGCAAGGCGGACATCTCACCGCGGAAATCAACCGCCGCTTACGACAATCCCTCCTACAAG ACTTGTGAGAACGCAACGCCATCGGTATGCTGCAACGGGCACGAGATAGAAACTGAAACGATTCGGTGA
- the LOC124414023 gene encoding putative epidermal cell surface receptor isoform X4, with product MLTMKISRRWLLQLLVTGSAVYGILAAAHTEEFTKATTLTDQRVNPLETEPEEFCYLGNETVPRGGTVEDGCSQVCVCEARGKLKCRPRCPSNSTSTSMATMMASNTNQPDKCVPVPDPRDACCTITLCDVTLGDHEIKPDFPSAEPYGNLIRIEAVNSTAMKLFFTNNTTPRNVTIQLSTDNVLWRAEKLREDKIIGGLEPSRTYYVRAIDGVGNRPIVTPLQVKLPGQPIASPTTTGTDSKGTEAAGVCNHRGTSYKIGAEWYDECISFCTCSEDVQGNGPKTECATIECPTDFGLDVLDPNCLDWESVPADFVPVAPRCCSQEVRCKNNGSCLYQDKMYNNWSEIPTNVTGCDKRCYCEMGNVSCQPACPPVPALPPTNLECPPTHASLRHLPGDECCLHWVCGKPSEASLPTTIGRNGTSTYSGPLATDSIDQLQPIGDKKIPSISEPIDQQKWTVMQGLSDRYTTIPRRKSHESAANFDSIINPDSTDDHGLIHYPMDPGHPTSQHTTVTAIPLTSASPTPPPYHGPYDPNFVLTQPSTEDIFRLTPRTHVKANHLIQVPKDKLKSRTESKKPIELMKPTNDATATGDVTRFAPPITPEKYENSSQLIPTLDKILPVSATKGSQDAPATATATTHVSPSDQKTNYTPFTHHLRAPNLIPATLLNDEVAVPHFQNHRETTIYRGTSPPTQAASTTTAAKFDGPKTVAPYDHWNDDPQSATRVSVTDNRFHLDHSTKPSRVVYLGNPMPNQLSYGPGILHPNTRNLPEELHSLIKLRHPGLVRLEEYPHGGDQNLYDTVVDLGAGAEGQRGDDGVLYRPGSLQYFNPREITETGGEYDVPQSSELPSGARQHIEKLLLHVGKKDPNPGPFQRYPGGEGPILRSGPPLHGSVPLSLPQDSGQFTRLNHPFSGTTIVHDTHSFPVSGLDHGLPSGFPIQGGPEIQSSSDQITVQTLEAVTEDRVRLVFTVPRILVGLHGRVEVRYTSEMMNSDPSTWKSQIFAPPDDLIATQQLEFELGDLAPSTEYKVIVMVKLRDLSNSPISKIYRVVTLEAENTDAATLPPQIPTDAELTVAETNSTWANIVWRKFTEYELQFIDGVQLRYKEIAGKVYAATPLIHRAVTSYVLENLKPSATYQVEIYFIPFPGQPNELVSEKSINFTTSSAPDPYAFDINVAIKGIKSTEVEVAWKGVPYPEDKYVNIYRAIYQSDTGKEDTSTFKIAKRDSPAKTTIGELKPGTHYRLWIEVYLTNGRIKKSNVQDFVTKPGIPMSAGVLQQQGKLAAQVPLHEGDYYGPLVIVAIVASLAILSTLILLMMLMKRRTSSKADISPRKSTAAYDNPSYKTCENATPSVCCNGHEIETETIR from the exons ATGCTAACCATGAAGATTTCGAGACGGTGGTTATTACAGTTACTGGTAACCGGATCAGCCGTCTATGGTATACTAGCTGCTGCGCACACCGAAGAATTCACGAAGGCTACAACGTTAACCGACCAACGAGTAAATCCTCTGG AAACGGAGCCGGAGGAATTCTGCTACCTGGGCAACGAAACCGTGCCAAGGGGTGGCACCGTCGAGGATGGATGCTCACAGGTGTGCGTATGCGAAGCGAGAGGAAAGCTCAAGTGCCGGCCAAGATGCCCTTCGAATTCGACGTCAACGTCAATGGCGACGATGATGGCATCGAACACGAACCAACCCGACAAGTGTGTCCCCGTACCCGATCCAAGAGACGCCTGCTGTACGATCACTCTCTGCGACGTGACTCTTGGCGACCACGAGATCAAGCCTGACTTTCCGTCGGCAGAGCCGTACGGTAATCTTATCAGAATAGAGGCGGTAAACTCGACCGCTATGAAACTGTTTTTCACCAACAATACGACACCGCGGAACGTCACGATTCAACTGTCAACGGATAATGTTCTTTGGAGGGCGGAGAAACTTCGCGAAG ATAAAATCATTGGAGGTTTGGAACCCTCCCGTACCTACTACGTTCGAGCGATCGACGGGGTGGGTAATCGGCCGATTGTGACGCCTCTGCAAGTCAAACTACCAGGTCAACCGATCGCGAGCCCTACAACAACTGGCACGGATAGTAAAGGCACCGAGGCAGCTGGTGTCTGCAATCACCGGGGTACATCGTACAAAATCGGCGCCGAATGGTACGACGAGTGCATATCGTTCTGCACTTGTAGCGAGGACGTTCAAGGGAATGGCCCAAAAACGGAATGCGCGACCATCGAGTGTCCGACCGACTTTGGTCTCGATGTGCTGGATCCGAACTGCCTCGACTGGGAGTCAGTGCCTGCAGATTTTGTGCCGGTAGCGCCCCGTTGTTGCTCCCAAGAGGTTAGGTGCAAAAACAACGGCTCCTGCCTTTACCAGGACAAAATGTACAACAATTGGAGTGAGATACCGACGAACGTAACCGGATGCGACAAGAGATGTTACTGCGAAATGGGAAACGTTTCCTGTCAACCAGCGTGCCCCCCCGTCCCAGCTTTGCCGCCAACGAATCTCGAATGCCCGCCGACTCACGCATCCCTGAGACATCTCCCCGGGGACGAGTGCTGCTTGCACTGGGTATGCGGAAAACCCTCCGAAGCCTCGTTGCCCACGACGATCG GAAGGAACGGTACGTCAACGTATTCCGGCCCCTTAGCCACAGACAGTATCGACCAGCTGCAGCCGATTGGCGATAAAAAGATACCGAGTATAAGCGAACCGATTGACCAACAGAAATGGACCGTTATGCAGGGATTGTCGGATCGTTACACAACGATCCCTAGACGAAAATCGCACGAGAGTGCGGCTAATTTTGACTCGATTATTAACCCCGACTCGACCGACGATCACGGACTAATCCACTACCCAATGGACCCGGGTCACCCGACGTCACAACACACCACCGTCACGGCCATACCATTGACGTCCGCATCGCCTACACCCCCACCTTACCACGGACCATATGACCCGAATTTCGTACTGACGCAACCTTCCACAGAGGACATCTTTCGATTGACGCCGCGGACCCACGTTAAAGCGAATCACCTAATACAGGTCCCCAAGGACAAGTTGAAATCGAGGACGGAATCGAAGAAACCTATCGAACTTATGAAACCGACCAACGACGCTACGGCCACAGGTGATGTGACGCGTTTCGCTCCCCCAATAACTCCGGAGAAGTATGAAAATTCGTCGCAATTGATTCCAACATTGGATAAGATTTTACCCGTATCGGCGACGAAGGGTTCGCAAGACGCGCCCGCCACCGCCACCGCCACCACCCACGTTTCGCCCTCTGACCAGAAAACCAATTACACGCCGTTTACCCACCACCTGCGCGCGCCCAACCTAATTCCCGCAACACTTCTCAACGACGAGGTTGCCGTACCTCATTTCCAAAATCACCGTGAGACCACGATCTACCGAGGCACGTCGCCTCCTACGCAGGCCGCAAGCACTACCACCGCCGCGAAGTTCGACGGGCCGAAAACTGTCGCACCATACGATCACTGGAACGATGACCCGCAATCAGCCACGAGGGTTTCGGTAACGGACAATCGATTTCACCTCGATCATAGTACAAAACCTTCACGCGTAGTATACCTTGGAAATCCGATGCCCAATCAGCTCTCGTACGGCCCAGGTATCCTACATCCGAATACTCGCAACTTGCCCGAAGAGTTACATAGCTTGATTAAACTCCGTCATCCTGGTCTGGTACGGCTGGAGGAATACCCACACGGCGGTGATCAGAATCTTTACGACACGGTGGTGGATCTGGGCGCGGGAGCAGAAGGACAACGCGGGGATGACGGGGTGCTGTACCGACCTGGCTCTTTGCAATATTTCAATCCTCGTGAAATTACTGAGACAGGTGGCGAATACGATGTACCCCAAAGCTCCGAGCTACCCAGCGGGGCACGTCAACACATTGAGAAATTATTGCTTCACGTTGGCAAGAAGGATCCGAATCCCGGACCGTTCCAACGCTACCCTGGAGGCGAAGGGCCGATTTTACGAAGCGGACCGCCGCTGCACGGTTCGGTGCCCTTGTCCTTACCGCAAGATTCGGGGCAGTTCACCCGGTTGAATCACCCGTTCTCCGGCACAACCATAGTCCACGACACGCACTCGTTTCCCGTATCAG GACTGGATCACGGATTGCCGTCAGGATTTCCTATTCAGGGTGGTCCAGAAATTCAATCCTCATCTGATCAGATCACCGTTCAGACATTGGAGGCGGTTACAGAAGATCGTGTCAGACTCGTCTTCACCGTCCCTCGTATACTGGTGGGACTTCACGGAAGGGTTGAAGTACGGTATACCAGCGAAATGAT GAACTCTGACCCATCAACGTGGAAATCCCAAATATTTGCGCCGCCCGACGATCTGATAGCAACGCAACAGCTGGAATTCGAGTTGGGGGACCTAGCACCATCGACTGAGTATAAGGTCATAGTGATGGTGAAGCTACGCGACTTATCAAACAGCCCGATCAGCAAGATATACAGGGTGGTCACTCTGGAGGCAGAGAACACTGACGCTGCAACGCTTCCGCCACAAATACCGACTGATGCCGAACTGACAGTAGCCGAAACAAACTCAACGTGGGCCAACATCGTCTGGCGAAAGTTTACCGAGTACGAGCTACAGTTTATCGACGGCGTCCAACTCCGATACAAGGAAATCGCAGGCAAGGTCTACGCCGCCACCCCGCTAATTCACAGAGCCGTGACGAGCTACgttcttgaaaatttgaaaccttCGGCGACCTATCAAGTTGAAATATACTTCATACCTTTCCCTGGCCAACCTAACGAACTAGTCAGTGAGAAATCG ATCAACTTCACCACGAGCTCAGCGCCGGATCCCTACGCCTTCGACATCAATGTTGCGATAAAGGGCATAAAATCAACGGAGGTGGAAGTCGCTTGGAAGGGTGTGCCGTATCCGGAGGACAAGTACGTGAACATATACCGAGCAATCTACCAGAGCGATACAGGAAAGGAAGATACGAGCACGTTCAAAATTGCTAAGAGAGACTCGCCTGCTAAAACGACAATAGGTGAACTTAAGCCGGGGACGCATTACCGCCTGTGGATCGAAGTATATCTCACTAACGGCAGGATAAAGAAAAGCAACGTGCAGGACTTTGTTACAAAACCGGGGATCCCTATGTCTGCCGGTGTTTTGCAACAACAAG GAAAGCTGGCTGCGCAGGTCCCGCTACACGAGGGTGACTATTACGGCCCTCTTGTTATTGTCGCGATCGTCGCGTCTCTTGCTATTTTATCAACACTTATTTTACTTATGATGCTGATGAAAAGACGCACCAGCAGCAAGGCGGACATCTCACCGCGGAAATCAACCGCCGCTTACGACAATCCCTCCTACAAG ACTTGTGAGAACGCAACGCCATCGGTATGCTGCAACGGGCACGAGATAGAAACTGAAACGATTCGGTGA